In one window of Synechococcus sp. M16CYN DNA:
- the psbD gene encoding photosystem II D2 protein (photosystem q(a) protein) — protein MTIAVGRAPQRGWFDVLDDWLKRDRFVFIGWSGLLLMPTAYLAIGGWLTGTTFVTSWYTHGIASSYLEGCNFLTAAVSTPADAMGHSLLLLWGPEAQGDFVRWCQLGGLWAFTALHGAFALIGFMLRQFEIARLVGIRPYNAIAFSGPIAVFVSVFLIYPLGQSSWFFAPSFGVAAIFRFLLFLQGFHNWTLNPFHMMGVAGILGGALLCAIHGATVENTLFEDGEQANTFKAFEPTQEEETYSMVTANRFWSQIFGIAFSNKRWLHFFMLFVPVMGLWTSSIGIIGLALNLRAYDFVSQEIRAAEDPEFETFYTKNILLNEGLRAWMAPADQPHENFVFPEEVLPRGNAL, from the coding sequence ATGACAATTGCTGTAGGACGCGCGCCTCAGCGAGGATGGTTCGACGTCCTCGATGACTGGCTTAAACGCGACCGCTTTGTATTCATTGGCTGGTCCGGTCTGCTTCTTATGCCGACGGCCTATCTGGCTATCGGTGGATGGTTAACCGGTACTACCTTTGTGACCTCCTGGTACACCCACGGCATCGCGTCGTCGTACCTAGAAGGTTGTAATTTCCTCACCGCTGCTGTTTCGACTCCTGCTGACGCGATGGGTCACAGCTTGCTACTGCTCTGGGGCCCTGAAGCCCAAGGCGACTTCGTCCGCTGGTGTCAGCTCGGCGGTCTTTGGGCTTTTACTGCTCTACATGGCGCTTTTGCACTGATCGGCTTCATGTTGCGTCAGTTCGAAATCGCACGTCTTGTCGGCATCCGTCCTTATAACGCCATCGCCTTCTCTGGCCCCATTGCGGTGTTCGTCAGTGTTTTCCTGATTTACCCACTTGGCCAAAGTAGCTGGTTTTTTGCACCCTCCTTCGGTGTAGCGGCGATCTTCCGCTTTCTTCTCTTTCTCCAGGGCTTTCACAACTGGACCTTGAACCCATTCCACATGATGGGTGTGGCTGGTATCCTCGGCGGCGCGCTGCTGTGCGCCATCCACGGCGCAACCGTGGAAAATACCCTGTTTGAGGATGGTGAGCAGGCGAATACCTTTAAGGCATTCGAACCAACTCAAGAAGAAGAAACCTACTCAATGGTCACCGCCAACCGTTTCTGGAGCCAAATTTTTGGTATTGCTTTCTCCAATAAGCGTTGGCTACACTTCTTCATGCTGTTTGTTCCGGTGATGGGTCTGTGGACCAGCTCTATTGGCATCATCGGTTTGGCCCTCAACTTGCGCGCCTATGACTTCGTGTCACAGGAAATTCGTGCTGCTGAGGATCCTGAATTTGAGACCTTCTACACTAAAAACATTCTCTTAAACGAAGGTCTGCGTGCCTGGATGGCACCAGCTGACCAGCCACACGAAAACTTCGTCTTCCCTGAAGAGGTTCTACCCCGTGGAAACGCCCTTTGA
- a CDS encoding ABC transporter ATP-binding protein, with amino-acid sequence MIPDPVNAELHVDSVSYQWPNGHHSLNRCSLTISKPGLWMLVGSNGSGKSTLFRLVTGLLQPQVGSIYCQRSSALVFQNPDHQLLLPSCGSDLMLGIRPNQSMDQRRKKVEALLNQLGLHGLAKRPIHTLSGGQKQRLAIAGALASDARLLLLDEPTALLDPQGQRTVLNTVRELCHDPVKPITAFWITHRLDELSQADGAAQMSMGRIGPWTSGPELGQRLQFGRFSK; translated from the coding sequence TTGATCCCTGACCCAGTAAACGCTGAGCTTCATGTTGATTCAGTTAGTTACCAGTGGCCTAATGGCCACCATTCATTGAATCGCTGCAGCCTGACCATCTCCAAACCAGGCCTTTGGATGTTGGTAGGAAGCAATGGCAGTGGAAAAAGCACGCTTTTTCGCCTGGTCACCGGCCTGCTTCAACCTCAAGTTGGATCTATCTATTGCCAACGGTCATCGGCGCTGGTTTTCCAAAACCCCGATCATCAATTGCTTCTCCCCAGCTGTGGCAGCGACTTAATGCTTGGGATACGACCCAATCAATCCATGGATCAACGTCGAAAGAAGGTCGAGGCCTTACTCAATCAACTCGGCCTTCATGGTTTGGCAAAACGGCCCATACATACCCTTAGTGGTGGACAAAAACAAAGGCTCGCCATTGCCGGTGCTTTGGCGAGTGATGCAAGGCTGCTCTTGCTTGACGAGCCAACCGCTCTGCTAGATCCACAGGGTCAGCGTACCGTTCTTAATACTGTGCGTGAGCTTTGTCATGATCCAGTAAAACCAATTACTGCTTTCTGGATTACCCATCGCCTTGACGAACTTAGTCAAGCTGATGGCGCCGCTCAAATGAGTATGGGACGAATAGGGCCTTGGACCTCTGGGCCAGAACTTGGCCAACGCTTGCAGTTTGGGAGGTTCAGCAAGTAA
- a CDS encoding response regulator transcription factor, with translation MKPCILLIEDDQDMRDLVSGHLEHSGFDVQRADDGIKGQALALQYTPDLILLDLMLPKVDGLTLCQRLRRDERTAGIPILMLTALGGTKDKVSGFNSGADDYLTKPFDLEELQVRIKALLRRSDRALLGASNHNEILSYGPLTLVPERFEAIWFDSPVRLTHLEFELLHCLLQRHGQTVAPSLILKEVWGYEPDDDIETIRVHVRHLRTKLEPDPRKPHFIKTVYGAGYCLELPSDCQLNDTVPITREERKQQDDRASA, from the coding sequence ATGAAGCCCTGCATCCTGCTGATCGAAGACGACCAGGACATGCGCGACTTGGTTAGCGGCCATTTGGAGCACAGCGGCTTCGATGTTCAACGCGCCGATGATGGCATCAAAGGCCAAGCGCTTGCTTTGCAATACACCCCAGATCTGATTCTCCTAGATCTGATGCTTCCCAAAGTGGATGGTCTCACCCTTTGTCAACGCCTACGTCGTGATGAACGCACGGCTGGAATTCCCATTTTAATGCTCACAGCCCTTGGAGGAACTAAGGACAAGGTGAGCGGTTTTAACTCGGGTGCTGACGATTACCTTACCAAACCCTTTGATCTGGAAGAGCTCCAGGTGCGTATTAAGGCTCTTCTTCGTCGTAGTGACCGTGCTCTTTTGGGAGCCAGCAATCACAACGAAATTCTCAGCTATGGCCCCTTAACTCTTGTGCCAGAGAGATTTGAAGCCATTTGGTTCGATAGTCCTGTCCGACTCACTCACCTGGAATTCGAGCTGCTTCACTGTTTGCTACAGCGACACGGTCAGACTGTTGCACCGTCGTTGATCTTGAAGGAAGTATGGGGTTATGAGCCCGACGATGATATCGAAACGATCCGTGTTCACGTTCGGCATCTCCGAACCAAGCTGGAACCCGATCCTCGCAAGCCTCATTTCATCAAAACTGTTTATGGCGCTGGCTATTGCCTTGAATTGCCCTCAGATTGTCAGTTGAATGACACGGTGCCGATCACGCGCGAGGAGCGTAAACAGCAAGACGATCGTGCCAGTGCTTAA
- a CDS encoding DNA polymerase III subunit delta' — protein sequence MTPLFDELIGQPLAVCILKAALRRKRLAPAYVFAGPEGVGRRLAALRFLEGVLSEGKGCHRARRRLEERNHPDLIWIEPTWQYRGCLLTRSEATVAGVSRRTPPQLRLEQIRDISRSLAHQPVETTRGMVVIEAAETMTEAAANALLKTLEEPGHGLLILLSSAPERLLITIRSRCQLIRFMRLDTDAVNKVLRRLNAVEDDPPELLAMAAGSPGALIEHRKHWSTLPQELVSGLRQLSTEPMQALVLARDICESLDGEQQLWLINWWQQALWASTSNIQFLKRLETLRYHLLSFVQPRLAWEVALLDIFLLTAQT from the coding sequence GTGACACCGTTGTTTGATGAGTTGATCGGTCAACCTCTAGCAGTTTGTATCTTAAAGGCAGCCCTGCGGCGCAAGCGCCTAGCCCCGGCCTATGTGTTCGCTGGTCCTGAAGGAGTCGGTAGACGTCTAGCAGCCCTTCGTTTTCTTGAGGGGGTACTTAGCGAAGGAAAAGGTTGTCATCGAGCAAGACGCCGCCTGGAAGAGCGTAACCATCCGGACCTTATTTGGATAGAACCCACCTGGCAATACCGGGGTTGTCTGCTTACCCGCAGCGAGGCGACAGTGGCTGGGGTGAGTCGGCGTACACCACCGCAATTGCGCCTCGAACAAATCCGAGACATAAGTCGTTCCCTTGCTCATCAGCCGGTGGAAACAACTCGAGGAATGGTAGTAATTGAAGCGGCTGAGACCATGACCGAAGCAGCAGCCAATGCTTTGCTCAAGACTCTTGAAGAGCCTGGTCATGGTCTGCTGATTCTATTATCTTCGGCGCCCGAACGGCTCCTGATCACAATTCGTTCTCGTTGCCAGTTAATTCGATTTATGAGACTGGACACTGATGCTGTTAATAAGGTTTTACGTCGTTTGAATGCCGTTGAAGATGATCCACCTGAACTCTTAGCAATGGCTGCAGGATCCCCTGGTGCTTTGATCGAACATCGCAAGCATTGGTCTACTTTACCTCAGGAGCTTGTATCTGGGCTTAGGCAGTTATCGACGGAGCCCATGCAAGCGCTGGTTTTGGCCCGGGATATATGTGAATCCCTGGATGGCGAACAGCAACTTTGGTTAATCAACTGGTGGCAACAAGCTCTGTGGGCTTCCACTAGCAATATTCAGTTTTTAAAACGGTTAGAAACATTGCGCTACCACCTGTTGTCATTTGTGCAACCACGCCTTGCTTGGGAAGTGGCGTTATTGGATATATTTCTGTTAACAGCTCAAACTTAG
- the tmk gene encoding dTMP kinase, with product MSGRFIVLDGIDGCGKSTQIRHLAKWLPNSGLMPATARLVCTCEPGGTLLGRSIRKLLLHNEADHIPSAKAELLLYAADRAQHVDTVISPAIRRGDWVLSDRFVGSTLAYQGYGRGLDRELITNLESIVTSGLEPDLTVLLMVPVAVSMQRRSGKQNDRIESEENAFFHRVADGFAALADQRSWCRLNAQSSIAQLSKELEQTLRQTLQ from the coding sequence ATGAGTGGCCGTTTTATCGTCCTCGACGGAATCGACGGTTGCGGAAAATCTACTCAGATTCGACATCTAGCTAAATGGTTACCAAATAGTGGGTTAATGCCTGCTACGGCTCGATTGGTCTGCACTTGCGAGCCTGGAGGCACTCTTCTGGGGCGGTCTATTCGTAAGCTACTGCTGCATAATGAGGCTGACCATATACCCTCTGCGAAGGCTGAGCTTCTACTTTATGCGGCTGATCGTGCCCAGCACGTCGACACAGTAATTAGCCCAGCTATTCGGCGGGGCGACTGGGTACTTAGTGATCGCTTCGTTGGGTCAACCCTTGCCTATCAGGGCTATGGCCGTGGCTTAGATCGCGAGCTGATTACAAATCTAGAGTCAATTGTTACCTCTGGTTTGGAGCCTGATTTGACTGTCTTGTTGATGGTGCCTGTGGCTGTAAGTATGCAGCGTCGCAGCGGCAAGCAGAATGACCGGATCGAGTCAGAGGAGAATGCTTTTTTTCATCGAGTAGCTGATGGCTTCGCCGCGCTTGCAGATCAACGTAGTTGGTGTCGACTGAACGCGCAGAGTTCTATAGCTCAGCTAAGTAAAGAGTTGGAACAGACGTTACGACAAACACTGCAGTGA
- a CDS encoding heavy metal translocating P-type ATPase yields the protein MLTGSSPPDPAPSVPNKDCLLVSSAVQTIVLDVAGMKCGGCVSAVERTLFEQPGVKRVDVNLVSRAAWLDLNESDGDIEAVIAALAARGFLARERVLEPKLKLSGSDGSTELSWWRQLVVALVLLLLALMGHLSEAGHLPMPIIGSLPFHAILATVALVGPGRQILIGGLAAARAGVPSMDTLVGLGVGSAYLASLAALVRPNLGWSCFFNEPVMLLGFVLLGRCLEERARSRTCQALQQFSQLQPETARLISDDGAIRDVLVSALRPGECVQLLAGDQVPVDGVIREGHSMIDVSNLTGEPMPLRVEPGTELVSGSLNLESPLVLEARRVGSDTSLARIVRLVEQAQARRAPIQGLADRVAGRFCYGVMALALVTFLFWWLFGAVHWPQVLQTSVIGLPFPHEHGAAYEDPHQSDLSSIATTPIGLALQLTISVLVVACPCALGLATPTVVTVATGLAARRGWLFRGGDVIEMAASLDQVVFDKTGTLTLGRPLVTDIFSDDVDRLLQWAASLEQSSRHPLAYALLQEAQRRQLPLLDVIRVSTMLGEGLVGELQGVSGELRVGSPNWLQRHGLVIPDQAMAWLTVRSGSIVALSQGDSLIGLFQIEDQQRPDVASALKRLRCSGLQLAIFSGDREVAVRHLGQRLGFSDDDLAWQMLPEQKLQRLEQLRSKGKVAMVGDGINDVPALAAADLGIAVGTGTQIAQDTADMVLLGDRLDNLPEALLLARRTLNKVRQNLFWAFGYNLIALPIAAGVLLPNQGVLLSPPLAALLMALSSVTVVLNALTLRI from the coding sequence ATGCTGACGGGTTCGTCACCGCCTGATCCGGCACCTAGCGTACCCAACAAAGATTGCTTGCTTGTGAGTTCTGCGGTTCAGACTATCGTCCTGGATGTGGCAGGTATGAAGTGCGGCGGTTGTGTCTCCGCGGTGGAACGTACCTTGTTCGAACAACCAGGTGTTAAACGGGTCGATGTGAATTTAGTGAGTCGGGCTGCCTGGCTTGATTTGAATGAGTCGGACGGTGATATTGAGGCAGTGATCGCCGCCTTAGCCGCACGCGGTTTCTTAGCCCGAGAACGGGTACTAGAACCCAAGCTCAAGCTTTCCGGTTCAGATGGCTCAACCGAGCTGAGTTGGTGGCGTCAGTTAGTAGTAGCGCTCGTGCTGTTGCTGCTGGCCCTAATGGGGCACCTCAGTGAAGCCGGACACCTGCCGATGCCAATAATTGGCAGTCTCCCATTTCATGCAATTTTGGCCACTGTGGCTTTGGTCGGCCCAGGTCGTCAGATTCTTATCGGTGGATTAGCAGCAGCCCGCGCGGGTGTACCAAGCATGGATACCCTCGTGGGTCTGGGAGTAGGCAGTGCCTACCTGGCCAGTTTGGCAGCCTTGGTCCGGCCTAACTTGGGCTGGTCTTGTTTTTTTAATGAGCCAGTGATGCTACTTGGGTTTGTTCTTTTGGGGCGCTGCCTCGAAGAGCGGGCCCGTAGTCGTACATGTCAAGCACTTCAACAATTTTCTCAGTTGCAGCCTGAAACTGCCCGTTTGATATCGGACGATGGCGCGATTCGCGATGTGCTTGTCAGTGCTTTGCGTCCTGGGGAATGTGTGCAACTCCTTGCTGGAGATCAAGTCCCTGTAGATGGTGTCATCCGCGAGGGACATTCCATGATTGATGTCTCCAACCTAACTGGTGAACCCATGCCGCTTCGGGTTGAGCCTGGCACTGAGTTAGTGTCAGGGAGTTTGAATCTTGAATCTCCGCTCGTACTCGAAGCACGCCGAGTCGGTTCTGATACATCCCTTGCACGCATCGTACGCTTGGTGGAACAGGCTCAGGCGCGACGAGCTCCTATTCAGGGATTGGCCGACCGGGTAGCGGGACGATTCTGTTATGGCGTTATGGCTTTGGCTCTGGTCACCTTTTTATTTTGGTGGCTGTTTGGAGCGGTGCATTGGCCGCAGGTCTTACAGACCAGTGTGATAGGGCTTCCTTTTCCTCACGAGCATGGCGCCGCCTATGAAGATCCGCACCAGAGTGATTTGAGCAGTATCGCCACCACACCTATCGGATTGGCTCTACAGCTCACTATCTCTGTTCTTGTAGTGGCTTGTCCGTGTGCCTTAGGCTTAGCTACTCCTACGGTAGTTACTGTGGCCACAGGTCTTGCGGCCAGGCGTGGCTGGTTATTTCGAGGTGGAGATGTCATTGAAATGGCTGCTTCATTGGATCAGGTGGTATTTGATAAGACCGGTACGCTTACACTGGGTCGACCCTTAGTCACTGATATTTTTTCAGACGATGTTGACCGTCTGTTGCAGTGGGCGGCAAGTCTGGAGCAGAGTAGTCGCCATCCATTGGCTTACGCCCTACTCCAAGAAGCCCAACGGCGACAATTGCCCTTACTCGATGTGATCCGCGTGTCGACGATGTTGGGGGAGGGGCTAGTTGGTGAACTGCAGGGCGTATCCGGTGAACTTCGAGTTGGCAGTCCCAATTGGTTGCAAAGGCACGGCTTGGTAATTCCAGACCAAGCCATGGCCTGGTTGACCGTTAGGTCTGGATCGATTGTTGCCCTGTCTCAGGGAGATAGTTTAATCGGATTGTTTCAAATCGAAGATCAGCAGCGACCGGATGTCGCCTCAGCCCTTAAGAGACTCCGTTGCTCTGGTCTGCAACTCGCCATCTTTAGTGGCGATCGTGAAGTGGCTGTGCGTCATCTTGGTCAAAGACTTGGTTTCTCCGACGATGACCTAGCGTGGCAAATGCTGCCAGAACAGAAATTGCAACGTTTAGAGCAGTTGCGTAGTAAGGGAAAGGTGGCCATGGTAGGCGACGGCATAAACGACGTCCCCGCTTTGGCTGCTGCTGATCTTGGAATCGCCGTCGGCACGGGAACGCAGATCGCCCAAGACACTGCCGACATGGTGTTGCTCGGCGATCGTCTCGATAATCTTCCGGAGGCTCTTTTGTTAGCACGCCGCACTTTGAATAAAGTACGCCAAAATCTTTTTTGGGCATTTGGGTACAATTTGATTGCTCTTCCGATTGCCGCTGGTGTGCTACTGCCGAATCAGGGAGTGTTGTTATCACCACCGTTAGCAGCACTGTTGATGGCACTTAGCTCAGTCACGGTGGTTCTTAATGCTTTAACTCTGCGCATATGA
- a CDS encoding photosystem I assembly protein Ycf3 has product MPRSNRNDNFIDKSFTVMADLIVKLLPVNARSKEAYVYYRDGLSAQNDGDYAEALENYDEALKLEDNPTDRGETLKNMAIIYMSNGEEERAIETYRKSLRENPKQPSCLKNMGLIFEKWGRIAEESGRQDEADYWFDQTTDMWTQAVRLNPGGYLEIENWLKSTSRNKVDVYF; this is encoded by the coding sequence ATGCCCCGTAGCAATCGCAATGACAATTTTATCGACAAAAGTTTCACGGTCATGGCAGACCTGATTGTCAAACTGCTACCGGTCAACGCTCGTTCTAAGGAGGCATACGTCTACTATCGCGATGGGTTGTCCGCTCAAAATGATGGTGACTATGCCGAAGCACTGGAGAACTACGACGAAGCTTTAAAGCTCGAAGATAACCCTACCGATCGGGGCGAAACCCTCAAGAATATGGCGATCATTTATATGTCTAATGGCGAGGAAGAGCGAGCAATCGAGACTTACCGAAAATCACTAAGGGAAAATCCGAAACAACCCTCATGCCTGAAAAACATGGGGTTGATTTTTGAAAAATGGGGTCGCATCGCTGAGGAAAGCGGTCGACAAGATGAGGCTGATTACTGGTTTGACCAGACCACGGACATGTGGACCCAAGCGGTTCGACTAAACCCGGGTGGCTATCTAGAAATAGAAAACTGGTTGAAGTCTACTAGTCGTAACAAAGTTGATGTTTATTTTTGA
- the radA gene encoding DNA repair protein RadA: MSKPTIIFVCQACGAKARQFFGRCPECFSWNSLVEQSQVTTNSYRCRPIPNQEHSPAPRRSTTMASLENRPLQRLATGLVEFDRVLGSGLVPGSLVLVGGNPGIGKSTLLLQSASAMAAYTSVLYVSAEESAQQVKLRWQRLAGETSDLRLLTETDFGLVLQELEALRPAVAIIDSIQALHNSSLTSAPGSVGQVRECAASLQRLAKRQNTALLLVGHVTKEGMLAGPKVLEHLVDVVLAFEGDQFASHRLLRATKNRFGATHELGLFEMQAQGLAEVVNPSELFLSGARASGVATIVTYEGTRSLVVDLQALVNVTSYASPRRTATGIGINRLHQILAVLEKHMGLPLSRFDCYLAVAGGLKVEEPAADLGVAAAVVASFRDLTLPPDTVLIGELGLGGQLRPVSRLELRLQEAARLGFQQAVVPSGSGLAKLIVEMNLNLVLLEATNITEALVLVFGNEVRVDQK, encoded by the coding sequence GTGTCAAAGCCCACCATCATTTTTGTCTGCCAAGCCTGTGGTGCCAAGGCTCGTCAGTTCTTTGGACGTTGTCCTGAGTGCTTTAGCTGGAACTCACTTGTTGAGCAATCTCAGGTAACAACCAATAGCTATCGCTGTCGTCCTATTCCGAATCAAGAGCACTCTCCAGCACCTCGTCGTTCCACCACGATGGCGTCATTGGAAAATCGACCGCTGCAACGATTAGCTACAGGATTAGTTGAATTCGATCGCGTTTTGGGTAGCGGTTTGGTGCCGGGTTCTTTGGTGCTGGTGGGAGGTAATCCAGGGATTGGCAAAAGCACCTTGCTTTTGCAAAGTGCTTCGGCAATGGCGGCATACACTTCGGTTCTGTACGTCAGTGCTGAAGAATCAGCCCAACAGGTAAAGTTGCGTTGGCAGCGACTGGCGGGCGAAACTTCCGATCTCCGTTTGCTTACCGAGACTGACTTCGGCTTGGTATTACAGGAACTAGAAGCATTGCGTCCTGCGGTAGCGATAATTGACAGCATTCAGGCTTTGCACAATTCCAGCCTCACTAGTGCTCCAGGATCTGTTGGACAGGTAAGAGAATGTGCGGCATCCCTTCAGAGATTGGCCAAACGTCAAAACACGGCGCTGTTACTTGTAGGCCACGTCACAAAAGAGGGGATGCTTGCAGGTCCAAAAGTGCTGGAGCATCTCGTGGATGTGGTGCTTGCATTTGAGGGCGATCAATTTGCCAGCCATCGCCTCTTGCGTGCGACCAAGAACCGCTTTGGTGCTACCCATGAGCTAGGCCTATTTGAAATGCAAGCTCAAGGTTTGGCGGAAGTAGTTAATCCCAGTGAACTGTTTCTCAGCGGCGCCCGCGCTTCGGGAGTGGCCACCATCGTGACTTATGAAGGGACACGTTCTCTGGTGGTGGATCTTCAGGCATTGGTGAATGTAACTAGTTATGCCAGTCCGCGCCGAACAGCAACTGGGATTGGAATCAATCGATTGCATCAGATCTTGGCCGTGTTGGAGAAGCATATGGGTCTTCCTTTATCCCGTTTTGATTGCTACCTTGCTGTAGCTGGAGGATTGAAAGTCGAAGAGCCAGCCGCTGATCTTGGTGTGGCTGCCGCCGTGGTGGCGAGTTTCCGAGACCTAACCCTGCCGCCAGACACCGTACTCATTGGTGAACTCGGCTTGGGTGGACAACTCAGGCCAGTGAGCCGGCTTGAACTGCGTTTGCAGGAAGCGGCTCGACTCGGATTCCAACAGGCCGTGGTTCCCTCGGGCAGTGGTTTAGCGAAATTAATCGTAGAAATGAATTTAAATCTGGTTTTACTCGAGGCCACCAATATCACCGAGGCTTTAGTCCTGGTCTTCGGTAACGAGGTGCGCGTCGATCAAAAATAA
- the rpaB gene encoding response regulator transcription factor RpaB, whose protein sequence is MTATAPPKETILVVDDEASIRRILETRLSMIGYKVVTACDGTEALELFPNCMPDLVVLDVMMPKLDGYGVCQEIRKESDVPIVMLTALGDVADRITGLELGADDYVVKPFSPKELEARIRCVLRRVEKEQIAGIPNSGVIQVSDLKIDTNKRQVFRNDERIRLTGMEFSLLELLVSRSGEPFNRGEILKEVWGYTPERHVDTRVVDVHISRLRSKLEDDPANPELILTARGTGYLFQRIVDSVVSEEP, encoded by the coding sequence ATGACGGCCACGGCTCCCCCTAAGGAAACAATTCTCGTGGTCGATGACGAGGCCTCGATAAGAAGGATTTTGGAAACCCGACTTTCGATGATCGGGTACAAGGTTGTTACGGCCTGTGATGGTACGGAGGCATTGGAGTTGTTCCCCAACTGCATGCCGGATCTAGTGGTGCTCGACGTGATGATGCCCAAGCTGGATGGCTACGGTGTCTGCCAAGAGATCCGTAAAGAATCAGATGTACCGATCGTGATGCTTACCGCACTCGGAGATGTAGCAGACCGGATCACCGGGCTTGAGCTGGGTGCCGACGACTATGTAGTCAAGCCCTTTAGCCCTAAGGAGCTCGAAGCGCGAATTCGCTGTGTTTTGCGCAGGGTGGAAAAAGAACAGATCGCAGGCATCCCTAATTCTGGAGTGATCCAGGTTTCAGACCTGAAAATTGACACCAACAAGCGACAAGTATTCCGCAACGATGAGCGTATCCGGCTCACCGGAATGGAATTTAGTCTGCTTGAACTTTTAGTAAGCCGTTCCGGAGAACCTTTTAACCGAGGTGAAATTCTCAAAGAAGTATGGGGATATACTCCCGAGCGCCATGTCGATACTCGTGTAGTGGACGTTCATATCTCTCGCCTTCGTTCCAAACTGGAAGATGATCCCGCTAACCCTGAGCTAATTCTCACAGCTCGCGGTACCGGATACTTATTCCAGCGCATAGTCGACTCCGTTGTTTCAGAAGAACCCTGA
- the plsX gene encoding phosphate acyltransferase PlsX: MFQKNPDSSPAIEPRSQGNRPRVIRRLLIWYRRNSTVTTIMGSVTNPASTAGNVAGAVANNVLQPLVFNPLRRLQGGRDEHNEKKIRDEDRLWVAVDGMGGDYAPGPILDGCLQAIKHLPLKIRFVGEQDQILAAAHDLELGPSLEVARAAGYLELVPSGSSVGMDDEATVVRRKRDASINVAMDLVKKGQALAVYSAGNSGAVMASAIFRLGRLKGIDRPAIGALLPTKDPDQPVLVLDVGANMDCKPTYLHQFALLGNIYSRDVLQVMQPRVGLLNIGEEDCKGNELSLKTYELLKSESRLHFAGNCEGRDVLSGEFNVVVCDGFTGNVLLKFLESVASVMLEVLRAELPRGRRGKVGSAFLYGNLQRIKKRFDHAEHGGALLLGVNGITVIGHGSSKSLSVVNALRIAHYAASHGVMENLEALQSGCN; this comes from the coding sequence TTGTTTCAGAAGAACCCTGATTCCTCCCCAGCCATTGAGCCTCGGAGCCAAGGCAACAGGCCACGGGTAATCCGCCGTCTTCTGATCTGGTACCGACGGAATTCCACTGTGACAACAATTATGGGCAGCGTAACCAACCCAGCTTCAACAGCTGGGAACGTTGCAGGGGCCGTCGCCAATAATGTCTTGCAGCCTCTAGTTTTTAATCCACTTCGACGTCTTCAGGGAGGACGTGACGAACACAATGAAAAGAAAATTCGAGATGAAGATCGTTTGTGGGTCGCTGTGGATGGCATGGGAGGGGATTACGCCCCAGGCCCCATTCTCGATGGGTGCTTGCAGGCCATTAAGCACCTACCTCTGAAAATACGTTTTGTTGGCGAACAAGACCAGATCCTTGCGGCAGCTCATGATTTGGAACTCGGACCGAGTCTAGAAGTCGCGCGAGCTGCTGGATATCTGGAATTAGTACCTAGTGGATCTTCTGTTGGCATGGACGACGAAGCCACAGTCGTCCGCCGCAAACGCGATGCGAGTATCAACGTAGCTATGGACCTGGTAAAGAAAGGTCAGGCTCTGGCAGTGTATTCAGCTGGCAACTCTGGAGCCGTCATGGCATCAGCAATCTTCCGCCTCGGACGTCTCAAGGGAATTGACCGCCCAGCAATTGGTGCATTATTGCCCACCAAAGACCCTGATCAACCGGTGCTTGTACTTGATGTGGGCGCCAATATGGATTGCAAACCCACCTACCTACATCAATTTGCTCTGCTCGGGAATATCTACAGCCGGGATGTGCTTCAGGTAATGCAACCTCGCGTTGGTCTACTCAACATTGGCGAAGAGGATTGCAAAGGCAATGAATTGTCCTTAAAAACCTACGAGCTGCTTAAATCAGAGTCCAGACTCCACTTTGCTGGGAATTGTGAGGGACGTGATGTACTGTCAGGCGAGTTTAACGTGGTGGTCTGTGATGGATTTACGGGAAACGTTCTGCTGAAGTTTCTCGAATCTGTCGCCAGCGTAATGTTGGAAGTCCTGCGAGCGGAGCTTCCTAGGGGACGTCGAGGTAAAGTAGGTTCCGCGTTTCTATACGGCAACCTCCAACGAATCAAAAAACGTTTCGATCACGCTGAACATGGAGGTGCCCTCTTGCTTGGAGTGAACGGTATCACTGTGATTGGTCACGGCAGCAGTAAATCTCTTTCGGTTGTGAATGCCTTAAGAATTGCTCATTACGCCGCAAGCCACGGCGTGATGGAGAATTTAGAGGCTCTGCAAAGCGGTTGTAATTGA